One stretch of Priestia megaterium DNA includes these proteins:
- a CDS encoding glycosyltransferase: protein MTHKLRVLIASPIHQKLEILSLFLESLKQLKKEELLVHFYFIDDNENADSSRLLIQFQECIESVVIEKSFYQDVYLKDKQTHQWNEHLVWKVANFKNLIIKYAKEKNYDYLFFVDSDLLLSPKTLVHLVQQRKDIISEIFWTKWQPESIEQPQVWLYDEYTQYNVQPGKQLSDDQINIRYQDFITKMRNPGVYEVGGLGACTLISQNALQKGVNFSKIPNLTFWGEDRHFCVRAAAIGLSLHVDTHYPAYHIYRDTDIKGGKTFLEKNTPRQKAPILNINVSTLTKPELTLSMIIKDEGNRFLREVLKSHLPYINNAVIIDDGSTDNSVEICKEVLKTVPCKIVQNKVSKFSTEVELRQQQWEETTKTNPNWILNVDADELFEHKFKQEVEQLLEQEDYDLYSFRLYDFWSNTHYREDEYWYAHLFYRPFLARYRKDFSYVWNETPQHCGRFPKNIFQLPNSISNLRVKHYGWSKLEYRLEKYKRYLTIDPQARYGIKEQYDSILDKSPNLIQWEE, encoded by the coding sequence GTGACTCATAAACTGAGAGTACTGATCGCAAGTCCTATACATCAAAAATTAGAAATTCTAAGTTTATTCTTAGAGTCTTTAAAGCAGCTCAAAAAAGAAGAGTTATTAGTACATTTCTATTTCATAGATGATAACGAAAACGCTGACTCTAGTCGTCTTCTTATACAATTTCAAGAGTGTATTGAATCAGTAGTTATTGAAAAATCATTCTATCAAGATGTTTATTTGAAGGATAAGCAGACTCATCAGTGGAATGAACATCTAGTGTGGAAAGTAGCTAATTTTAAAAATTTAATTATTAAGTATGCAAAAGAAAAAAACTATGATTATTTATTTTTTGTAGACTCTGATTTGTTGTTATCCCCAAAAACTCTTGTTCATTTGGTTCAACAACGAAAAGATATTATTTCTGAAATTTTTTGGACAAAATGGCAACCAGAATCGATAGAGCAACCTCAAGTATGGCTTTACGATGAATATACCCAATACAATGTACAACCTGGAAAACAGTTATCTGACGATCAAATAAATATCCGATATCAAGACTTCATTACTAAAATGAGAAATCCAGGAGTTTATGAGGTAGGAGGACTTGGTGCCTGCACTCTCATTTCACAAAATGCTCTTCAAAAAGGCGTTAACTTCAGCAAAATACCTAACTTAACATTTTGGGGAGAAGATCGCCATTTTTGTGTACGTGCAGCCGCAATAGGACTTTCTCTACATGTAGATACACACTATCCTGCCTACCATATTTATAGAGACACGGACATAAAGGGTGGAAAAACATTTCTTGAAAAAAACACGCCTAGACAGAAAGCTCCTATTTTAAACATTAATGTATCTACCCTTACAAAACCAGAACTTACCTTGTCTATGATAATTAAAGACGAGGGGAACCGTTTCTTAAGAGAAGTTTTAAAGAGCCACCTTCCTTACATCAATAATGCTGTCATTATTGATGATGGGAGTACAGACAATTCAGTTGAGATTTGTAAGGAAGTTTTAAAAACCGTACCATGCAAAATTGTGCAAAATAAAGTTTCGAAATTTTCTACTGAAGTAGAGCTACGCCAGCAACAATGGGAAGAGACAACCAAGACGAATCCTAATTGGATTTTAAATGTAGATGCCGATGAACTATTTGAACATAAATTTAAGCAAGAGGTAGAACAGCTTCTTGAACAAGAGGATTATGACCTTTATTCTTTTAGACTCTATGATTTTTGGAGTAATACCCATTATCGTGAGGACGAATATTGGTATGCTCATCTTTTCTATCGACCATTTCTCGCTCGATACAGGAAGGATTTCTCTTATGTATGGAACGAAACTCCTCAGCACTGTGGGAGGTTCCCTAAAAATATATTTCAGTTGCCAAATAGTATCTCTAACCTAAGAGTAAAACACTACGGGTGGTCCAAATTAGAATATCGCTTAGAAAAATACAAAAGGTATTTAACTATTGACCCTCAGGCTCGATATGGAATAAAAGAGCAATATGACTCAATTCTAGATAAAAGTCCCAACTTAATACAGTGGGAAGAGTAA
- a CDS encoding tetratricopeptide repeat-containing glycosyltransferase family 2 protein — translation MISISLCMIVKNEEVSLGRCLESVYQLVDEINIIDTGSNDQTKKIARNYTDRIYDFKWIDDFSVARNYAFQKATKDYILWLDADDILLEEDQEKFFELKINLDSNIDSVTMNYNLATDEYGNVIISLRRNRLVKRSKGFKWIGFVHEYLEVWGNISNSEVAITHKSIHHDSERNLKIYEKNLINGEEFSPRDLYYFANELKDHGQIARAINFYERFLSTEKGWVEDNIATCRNLADCYHDVLDKEKMMESLLRSFTYAAPRPEICCRLAYFFIKKNDYRSAVFWYDLATKTEVSKDNYGIHNYLYSTWIPHIQLCVCYDYLGDYRMATYHNELAGGYRPTDPKYLHNKSYLETQLLIEDGVGSDS, via the coding sequence ATGATTTCTATCAGTTTATGTATGATTGTTAAAAATGAAGAAGTATCACTTGGGAGGTGTCTGGAAAGTGTCTACCAATTAGTTGATGAAATAAATATTATTGATACAGGATCAAATGACCAAACAAAGAAAATTGCTAGAAACTATACAGATCGAATTTATGACTTTAAATGGATTGATGATTTTTCAGTTGCGCGTAACTATGCTTTTCAGAAGGCTACAAAAGATTATATTTTGTGGCTAGACGCAGATGATATATTGCTAGAAGAAGACCAAGAAAAGTTTTTTGAATTAAAAATAAATCTAGATTCTAATATTGACTCCGTCACGATGAATTATAATTTAGCAACAGATGAATACGGCAATGTTATAATAAGTCTAAGAAGAAATAGGTTAGTGAAGAGAAGTAAAGGGTTTAAGTGGATTGGTTTTGTCCATGAATACCTTGAGGTATGGGGGAACATTAGTAATAGTGAAGTAGCTATAACTCATAAAAGCATCCACCATGATTCTGAAAGAAATTTAAAAATTTATGAAAAAAATTTAATTAATGGCGAAGAGTTTTCTCCAAGAGACTTATATTATTTTGCGAATGAATTAAAAGATCATGGTCAAATTGCAAGAGCCATTAATTTTTATGAACGGTTCCTTTCAACAGAGAAGGGATGGGTTGAGGATAATATCGCAACGTGTAGAAACTTAGCTGATTGTTATCATGATGTTTTAGATAAAGAGAAAATGATGGAATCCTTACTACGATCCTTTACCTATGCTGCTCCCAGACCGGAAATCTGTTGCAGATTGGCTTACTTTTTTATAAAAAAAAATGATTACCGTTCTGCTGTTTTCTGGTATGATTTAGCAACAAAAACCGAAGTTTCAAAAGACAATTATGGAATTCACAATTATCTTTACTCTACATGGATTCCCCATATCCAACTATGTGTTTGTTATGATTATTTAGGAGACTATAGAATGGCAACCTACCACAATGAATTAGCAGGTGGTTATAGGCCTACCGATCCTAAATACCTGCATAATAAAAGTTATTTAGAAACCCAACTCCTGATAGAAGATGGTGTAGGAAGTGACTCATAA
- a CDS encoding BclA C-terminal domain-containing protein has protein sequence MAYRRASKVRYFTSNDEMNYLKKKNPKKMDCIDIKSSQIKRLLTILDRLKKEIPLILKNPTSKNINTISNSLNCLIVLLNELKPDSSMTNHLIITVQNLLSALKTRLVPPVKLLETLINSLKTLITLLCLNSETHILFFKVLIQIEVILTHCPSAGPTGATGPTGATGLTGVTGLTGVTGLTGVTGLTGATGVTGITGLTGATGLTGATGFTGATGNTGVTGLTGATGDPGLTGATGPTGNAGIAGVTGATGLTGATGPTGATGLTGATGLTGATGLTGATGLTGATGLTGITGLTGATGLTGATGLTGATGLTGATGLTGITGLTGATGLTGATGFTGATGLTGATGLTGATGLTGATGLTGITGLTGATGLTGATGLTGATGLTGATGLTGITGLTGATGLTGATGFTGATGLTGATGLTGATGLTGATGLTGITGLTGATGLTGATGLTGATGLTGATGFTGATGLTGATGRTGATGQEGESGATGPTGATGRTGATGLTGATGPTGATGLTGATGLTGATGLTGATGLTGATGLTGATGLTGATGLTGATGLTGATGLTGATGLTGATGISFTTNSMFAGNTTGSTIAVLLGGTSIPLPSNQDLDGFTVNGTNTTFTVPATGRYYITYQINPTATVLAGSRLILNDTTPIPGSIITPALAISSYNNDVIVSLAAGNTITLQLFGLIATVVLTGGGSSGAALTIIRLSG, from the coding sequence ATGGCTTATAGACGTGCATCTAAAGTTAGGTACTTTACTTCTAACGATGAGATGAATTACTTGAAAAAGAAGAATCCTAAAAAAATGGATTGTATAGATATTAAGAGTTCTCAAATTAAAAGGTTGCTTACTATTTTAGATAGGTTAAAAAAGGAAATCCCTCTGATTCTGAAGAATCCCACTTCTAAAAATATCAATACTATTTCTAATTCACTAAACTGTCTTATTGTCTTATTAAATGAATTGAAACCTGATTCTTCAATGACTAATCATTTAATTATTACTGTTCAAAATTTATTATCTGCTTTAAAAACAAGGTTGGTTCCTCCAGTAAAGTTACTCGAAACACTAATTAATAGTTTAAAAACACTTATTACTCTTCTGTGCTTAAATTCAGAGACGCATATTCTATTCTTCAAAGTTTTAATACAAATCGAAGTTATTTTAACTCACTGTCCTTCTGCAGGACCTACTGGAGCTACGGGACCTACTGGGGCTACAGGACTCACTGGAGTTACGGGACTCACTGGAGTTACGGGGCTCACTGGAGTTACGGGGCTCACTGGAGCTACGGGAGTCACTGGAATTACGGGGCTCACTGGAGCTACAGGACTTACTGGAGCTACAGGATTCACTGGGGCTACAGGGAACACTGGAGTTACGGGGCTCACTGGAGCTACGGGAGATCCTGGACTCACTGGGGCCACAGGCCCTACAGGGAACGCTGGAATTGCTGGGGTCACTGGAGCTACAGGGCTCACTGGAGCTACAGGCCCTACTGGAGCTACGGGCCTTACTGGAGCTACAGGGCTCACTGGGGCTACAGGGCTCACTGGAGCTACAGGACTTACTGGAGCTACGGGACTCACTGGAATTACGGGGCTCACTGGAGCTACAGGACTTACTGGAGCTACGGGACTTACTGGAGCTACAGGACTTACTGGAGCTACGGGACTCACTGGAATTACGGGGCTCACTGGAGCTACAGGACTTACTGGAGCTACAGGATTCACTGGGGCTACAGGGCTCACTGGAGCTACAGGGCTCACTGGAGCTACAGGACTTACTGGAGCTACGGGACTCACTGGAATTACGGGGCTCACTGGAGCTACAGGACTTACTGGAGCTACGGGACTTACTGGAGCTACAGGACTTACTGGAGCTACGGGACTCACTGGAATTACGGGGCTCACTGGAGCTACAGGACTTACTGGAGCTACAGGATTCACTGGGGCTACAGGGCTCACTGGAGCTACGGGACTTACTGGAGCTACAGGACTTACTGGAGCTACGGGACTCACTGGAATTACGGGGCTCACTGGAGCTACAGGACTTACTGGAGCTACGGGACTTACTGGAGCTACAGGGCTCACTGGAGCTACAGGATTCACTGGAGCTACAGGACTTACTGGGGCTACAGGACGTACTGGAGCTACAGGACAAGAAGGAGAGTCTGGAGCTACGGGACCCACTGGAGCCACAGGGCGTACTGGGGCTACGGGACTCACTGGAGCTACAGGCCCTACTGGAGCTACGGGCCTTACTGGAGCTACAGGACTCACTGGAGCTACAGGACTCACTGGAGCTACAGGACTTACTGGAGCTACGGGACTTACTGGAGCTACAGGACTTACTGGAGCTACAGGACTCACTGGAGCTACGGGACTTACTGGAGCTACAGGACTTACTGGAGCTACAGGACTCACTGGAGCTACGGGAATAAGTTTTACAACTAATTCTATGTTTGCAGGCAACACAACCGGCAGTACCATTGCAGTTTTATTAGGCGGGACAAGTATTCCACTTCCTAGTAATCAAGATCTCGATGGCTTTACTGTCAATGGTACTAATACAACATTTACAGTTCCAGCTACTGGACGTTATTACATCACATATCAAATTAATCCTACAGCTACTGTACTTGCTGGATCTAGGCTCATCCTAAATGATACAACTCCAATCCCTGGATCCATAATAACTCCAGCTCTTGCTATATCAAGCTACAATAATGATGTTA